The DNA segment GTATAAGGGATACTTCCTAAAAAAAATAGTAGCTTTATTTAACCTGCGCTCTACTAGCTAGAGGTATTGTTTGTAATTTTCAATGTTGAATTGCTTACCACAACTGATGACTACAAAGCAAATTTCTCATCCTAAAATTAAGCTATGGATGGCGGCAATTAAACCGCCAATGTATAGTGTTGCCATCATGCCCATTTGGGTGGGAGGAGCAGTTGCATTTGCTGGAAATAAAGTTTTTAATTTAGCAGTATTTTTTACTTTTATAGTTGCTGCAATTTTAATTCTGGCTTGGGAAAATATCAGTAACGATGTATTTGATTCAGAGACAGGAATTGATGTAAATAAGCATCATTCTCTGGTGAATTTAACTAAAAAGAAGACTCTGGTATTTTGGTTAGGAAATTTGTGTCTAATTTCCGGTTTATTGGGGATATTAGCAATCGCCACTTGGCAACAAGACCCCACAGTTATCGGCATCATCTTGTTATGCTGCGGTTTGGGCTATATGTACCAAGGGCCTCCCTTTCGTTTAGGATATCAAGGCTTAGGTGAGATTCTGTGCTTCTTTGCCTTTGGCCCCTTAGGCGTGTCAGCAGGATACTATAGCCAAACTCAAACTTGGTCAATCACAAGTTTAGCCGCTTCAGTCATTGTCGGGATTGTCACAAGTTTAGTTTTATTTTGCTCTCACTTTCACCAAGTTGATGATGACATTAAAGCCGGTAAGCGATCGCCCATCGTCCGTTTAGGTACAGCCAACGGTGCAAAAGTTCTCACTTGGTTTACAGCCAGCATTTACCCCTTCAGCTTGCTGTTTGTACTCTTGGGATTCTTCCCTGTGTGGACGCTGTTAAGTTGGCTAAGTTTACCTTACGCCTTCAAGCTATGTCGCCACGTCCAGCACAACCACAACCAACCAGAAAAAGTCAGCAATTGTAAATTCATCGCCGTAGCCGTTCATTTCTGGAGTTGCTTATTACTAGGTTTGGGATTTGTCATTGCAGGGGTTTAATACTTATTGTGTTTCCCAATTATGAATTCAGCTTTCGCCCCATAGCCCGAAAATTTGTGCGATCGCTCGTTACTAGTCATGGTATCTGGGAAGTGCGCGAGGCGATTATTCTCCGGCTTACAGATACCACAGGTAAAGTCGGCTGGGGAGAAATAGCACCGATTAGCTGGTTTGGATCGGAAACGTTAGCACAGGCTTTAGATTTTTGTCGCCAATTACCAGAAGAAATCACCCAAGAAATCATTTTTTCCATTCCCGATGATTTACCAGCGTGTCAATTTGGCTTTGAGTCGGCGTTGGAAGCAATGGGGAGTGGTGAAGATGTAACTATAACTAACGCTCAATTTAGCGCCTTGTTACCAGCCGGAGAAGCAGCATTACATCAATGGCAAAGTTTATGGGACGAAGGATATCGCACCTTTAAATGGAAAATTGCCGTGGGTGAAGTCGCCCAAGAATTGAGAATTTTTGACTCCCTAACACAAATTTTACCTGCATCCGCAAAACTGCGATTAGATGCTAATGGAGGACTGAGTTATCCAGAAGCTCACTTATGGTTACAGGCTTGTGATAATTTACCCGTAGAAGTGGAATTTATCGAACAACCCCTACCCGTGGAGCAATTTTCCCAGATGTTGGAATTGAGTGAAGCTTATCCTACAGCGATCGCTTTAGATGAATCTGTAGCTAACCTCAAACAACTAGCTGCTTGTTATGCACAGGGTTGGCGGGACGTATTTGTGATTAAACCGGCGATCGCTGGTTCACCCTCTCGCCTGCGACAATTTTGCCAACAGCATGAGATTGACGCGGTATTCTCATCGGTATTTGAAACGGCGATCGCCAGAAAAGCATCACTCCAACTAGCAGCAGAATTATCTCGTGACAACAGGGCTGTTGGTTTTGGCGTTAACCACCTTTTTCACCAAGAAGCAGAAAACTGGCTGCAAAGTTTATGGAACAACCCTTAGCCTATCTGAATCGCCTCACTCACCATGATTGGCTGATTGGTTATGACAGCCGAGAATTTCACCAAAAAGCCACCGAACTCTACTTACAACTTAGTCAATTATCAACTCCAGAGACATCATCAAAAATCATCCTAGCCGAGCGTGAATCCGTAAAATTTCTAGCTAGTTTTATCGCCGCCTGTGCTGCTAATTGTCAAGTTTTCCTCTGTAACCCAGACTGGGGCGAACAAGAATGGCATCAAGTATTTAATTTAGTCCAACCCGATATTATTTTAGGCTTAGAGACTAGAGAGGGAATCTTAAGAGGCAGGGGGGCAGGGAGCGGGGAGCAGGGGGAAAATATCTTACTAACTCAGCACGCTGCTCAACTCCCGTTACCACTCGAAGCGCAGCTATGCCCCCAAGGCTTTACAGCACGCATCATGATTCCCACCGGTGGTTCATCGGGACAAATTAAATTTGCCATCCACACTTGGGAAACCCTCACCGCTTCAGTGCAGGGATTTACAGAATATTTTCAAATCAAACAAGTTAACTCATATTGTGTTTTACCGCTATATCATGTCAGTGGTTTAATGCAGTTTATGCGTTCTTTTACCACAGGCGGTAAGCTAGTAATTCAACCATTTAAATCATTAGAACTCAGTCAAATATCCCAAATTAACCCTACAGAATTTTTCATATCCTTAGTACCGACACAGTTACAACGCCTATTACAAAACTTAGAATTAACTACATGGTTATCACAATTCAACACCGTACTTTTAGGTGGTGCGCCGGCTTGGGATGAATTATTAGAAAAAGCCAAATTCCATAACATTCGATTAGCGCCCACCTATGGAATGACAGAAACCGCCTCCCAAATTGCCACCCTTAAACCAGATGATTTTTTGAATGGTAAAATCAACAGTGGTCAAATTCTTCCCCATGCCCAAGTGACAATTTGTAATCAACAAGGGGAAGTTCTACCAGCAAATCACATAGGAAATATCACAATTCAAACTCAATCTTTATCCCTTGGTTATTATCCCCAAATTGTACAGAAACAAAATTATTTACAGGTAGATGATTTAGGTTTTTTAGATGAGCATGGTTATTTAAATATTGTCGGCAGAAACAGCGACAAAATCATCACAGGTGGAGAAAACATCTACCCCATAGAAATAGAATCAGCCATCCGCGCTACACAAATGGTAGCTGATGTTTGCGTAATTGGCATACCAGATAAGCAATGGGGACAAGCATTAACAGCAATTTATATTCCCAAAGACACCAATACATCCATCAGTGAAATCAAAACTGCCATCTCCCATCAACTCAGCAGATTTAAAATCCCCAAACATTGGATTCCATTAAATACCTTACCCCGTAACCCCCAAGGTAAAATCAATCGCCAACAACTACAACAAATAGCTGTGTTAAGCATAGGGGCATAGATAAGCAGTAGAGGGGAGAAATCCTCTTAAAAAAAACTCCGCGTACCTCCGCGCCTCCCTCCGCGCCCCTCTGCGTTTAAAAACACTCTACCTAATTAGAAAACTCAGCCCGTAACTGACTCACAACCCGATCCAATCCCACAGAATGAGCCGCCTTAAACAACAAACGATCGCCCCCCTGCACAAACGTAGTCAATCTCGCAACCAAATCAGCGTGGGTAGCAAAACACTCAGACGGGATTCCCTCGGCGCTTCTAGCGATCGCTTCCGCATCTTCCCCATCAACTAACACCAACAAACCATCTAATTTTAAATTCCGTACTGTTTCCCCTACCCGTTGGTGTAACTGTGCCGATCGCTCACCTAATTCTTTCATCGCCCCCAACACCGCAATTTTCCGTTTCCCTGGTGTATCAGCTAATAGTTGCAACGCTGCTAACATCGCTTCTGGTGCAGCATTATAAGTCTCATCTAATATTAAAACATCATTGGGCAAACTAAAACGCTGCGATCGCCCAGTCGGCATATTCACGCTCACACCAGCTTGCAAGCTCGACCATTCAATCCCTAACACCTTCGCCACTGCCAAAGCTGCTAAGTAATTAGTCGCATTGTGACGACCAGGTAAAGGTAACGGTAGACGTAATCCTGCTACTTCCACAATGGCGTTATCAACTAGGGAACCTTGAACATCTCCACCAGACAAACCATAAGTTAATACTTCCCCTGACCAAAATTTTGCCGCCGTCGCCATCAACAAAGGATTGTCATGGTTGAGAATCGCTACACTATCTTTGGGCATTTCGGCTAGTAACTCACATTTTGCCTCAGCGATCGCCTCTTCTGAACCCAATAACTCAATATGTGCTGTCCCGACGTTGGTAATCACCCCAATTGTGGGACGTGCTATCTGTGCGAGTTCGGCAATTTGTCCCCTACCCCGCATAGCCATTTCAATCACGGCGTAGTCGTGTTCAGCATTCAGTTCTAAGAGGGTTTTCGGGACACCAATTTCGTTGTTGTAATTGCCATAAGTCTTGAGGACATTGCCTTTCGTCCCCAACACTGCGGCGATCAGTTCTTTAGTAGTGGTTTTCCCTACCGAACCCGTCACCCCAATCACTGGTATATCGAAGCGATCGCGCCACCATCTACCCAGTTTTTGATAAGCTTCTAGGGTGTTGCTGACTTGTAAGACAGGTAATCCTGGGTTTTCATAATCATCATCAACAATAGCCGCGATCGCACCACGAGCGATCGCACTTGAGATAAACTCATGTCCATCAAACTTTTCCCCCCGAAAAGCTAGAAAAACTTCCCCAGGTTTGATCATCCGTGTATCTGTTTGGATACCACTGCTAACTTGTGTCAAAGCAGCTTCAGATATATTTACCGGACGAGCTAAAAGAACTTCTATTAATTGATTTAAAGTAACAGACCAAGACATATTAATCAATTCAAAATTCAAAATTCAAAATTCAAAATAAGTGTTTGAAACCCTTAAACCCTTACACCCAGTCTCAACAGAAAATCTGGGTGCGTAAGTTCTAACTAAATATGCCAAAGAAGCTAAACTCCTTTGGCACACTTAGTATATAAGTATTTGGTGATTATGGCTTGCTAATTGCCAGAAATAATTTTGTGATCAGCTTAAATTTGGTTTTTGAGTGACATAGTTTGTAAAATTCGTATTGCTATATCAGGGGAAATACCCAAAGCTTGATATAAATCGTTTAAAAAGTTTGTTTCTTCTTCAGTAACGTGACTTTCACTCAAAACCAAATCACTGGCTACAGCAAAAGCCGCTTCTCGTAACTCTGGAGATAAAGATTCTTTCGCCAAATTAAATAGGGCATTAAAACCGTCTCGCCTGAGAATTATCAAAGTTTTTTCACACAACTGGGCGATCGCTTCTGTAGAGTAATTTCTCAAAGGCTTTGAGCGAGACAGTTCACAAGAGATAGAACGCTCTTGTTCATAAGATAAATAACCATCTAGCGCTGTTGCTAATAAAACGATAGCAACAAAAGCTTCTGTTGAACTAAGTACCTCTGGGGCTTGGTTTTCTCTGCCCAGGAATGTGTCTAATAAATTCATGATAGTCGCTCCTGGTGGGTGTCTCAATAGCGGTACAGTTACCCGTTTGTTTTTGGCTTACAGATAAGTCTGCATCGCTGTGAGACTTAATATAATTTAGTGTTCCCAGGATTTTTGTATAGCGAACACTAACACTTAATGGGTTGCGACTAAAAGTATACCTTTAGGAGTAGATTTAGTGTTCTCCTGTCTTCTCAATTGTTTCAATCACCGCCAAACCTATACCAGAAGCTGTAATCAACAGTACTACCGATAGCAGAAAGGCGCTGGTTAGCATCCGCAAGGCTTCATCGAAAAAAATATAGGTGGTCATTGCTTCACCTGTTGAATTCTGTGCTGCTAGTACTTTTTATTTCTCCACCTCCTGAGTCAGGAATTCCGTCGAGAAACTGCTAGCAATTGCATCTTAACAAAACTTTAGCTCTTTCAGTTTATGAAACAAAATATTTCTTTCTAAAGATTCGATGAAATTAGCCTAGATTTTGTTGCGTACGGTACTGAAAAATTTTTTATGAGAAGAATCAGCTATCTCTATCGCTATTACTTTAGTTAGTGGAAGGTAAAATAAAACACTTATATTCTGAAAATAGCTCTGAGTTCTCATAAACAGCCATAAAATTTATAGAAGCTAATTGTTAATCTCTAAACCGCTAAAATACCTAGCAAATATTTTGAGGAAATTTACTGATAAAACAAAATTCCCAGACCTTTGCTTTTACATCAGGTCAATTATGAGAAAGAATTAAGAATTTATTTACAAAATTTATATATTTTCAGCCTAAAGATGGAAGATTTTGTCAACGGTAAACTTTATTGATATTGTTTCTTGTGAATTCTGCGGTGTTTTCTGCCCAACTCAAGCAAAAATAAAATCCATGATACAAAATGATACAGAACTATTGACAACATCTGTTGCGGCTATGCCTATTCTGATTACAGGTGGTGCAGGCTTTATTGGTTCCAATTTCGTCCATCACTGGTATGAAAAGTACCCAGGCGATCGCATGATTGTTTTGGACGCGCTCACCTATGCTGGTAATCGCCAAAATTTAGCAGACATAGAAGGAAAAGCAAATTTACGTTTTGTAAAGGGAGATATAGGCGATCGGGCCCTTATAGATCAGTTACTAGAGGAAGAAAAGATTCAGGCGATCGCCCACTTTGCAGCCGAATCTCATGTTGATCGCTCAATTGTCGCACCAGATGCTTTCATTCAGACCAATGTAGTGGGTACATTCACCTTATTAGAAGCTTTTCGCCATCACTGGACAAAACAAGGCAAACCTGCAAACTACCGCTTTCTCCACGTCTCTACAGATGAAGTTTACGGCAGCCTTGAACTAGATGACCCAGCTTTTACAGAAACAACTCCTTACGCACCCAACAGTCCCTATTCCGCCTCCAAAGCAGGTAGTGATCATCTAGCACGAGCTTATTATCATACCTATGGTTTACCAACCTTAATTACCAACTGCTCCAATAACTACGGCCCCTATCACTTCCCCGAAAAATTAATACCCTTGATTTGTCTAAATATTCTCTTAGGTAAGCCTCTACCCATCTATGGAGATGGGTTAAATATCCGCGATTGGCTTTATGTTGAAGATCATTGCCGTGCTTTAGATATTGTGATTCATCAAGGTAAGCCAGGAGAAACCTATAACATTGGCGGTAATAACGAAATCAAAAACATTGACCTTGTTCAGATGATCTGTGAGTTAATGGACGAATTAGCCCCTGATTTACCCGTTTCTCCCGCCAGTAAACTAATTACCTTCGTCAAAGACCGCCCCGGACACGATCGCCGTTATGCGATCAACGCAACAAAAATCAAAACAGAATTAGGTTGGGAACCTCAACAAACAATCTCGACTGGATTACGCCACACCATCCAGTGGTATCTAACTCATCGCCATTGGTGGGAAGCACTTTTACCAAAGGAGTAGGTCAAGATTGAAAGGGAAAAATCATGTTCACCAACTTTGAACAAACCATAGTTGATACAACTGAGGCTCGAATCAATCTAGTCAAAGCTGGTCACGGCGCGCCACTACTTTTATTACATGGCTATCCTCAAACTCATGTCATGTGGCATAAGATAGCCCCTCTCCTGGCAAACAATTTTACTGTAGTCGCAACTGACCTGAGAGGATACGGCGACAGCTCCCGACCTGCAAGCGTCCCCCATCACATCAATTATTCCAAACGAGTGATGGCGCAAGATCAAGTCGAGGTCATGTCAAAGTTAGGGTATGAACAATTTTATGTGGTCGGTCATGACCGAGGAGCGCGAGTTGCTCATCGTCTGGCGTTAGATCATCCTCACCGCGTCAAAAAACTAGCCTTACTAGATATTGCGCCCACCCATAAAATGTACAGGACAACCGATCAAGAGTTTGCCACAGCTTATTATCATTGGTTCTTCCTGATTCAACCCGATAATTTACCAGAAACCTTAATCGGAGCCAATCCCGAATATTATCTACGTAAATGTTTAGAAAAATGGGGTAAAGATTTTTCAGCTTTTCATCCTCAAGCTTTAGCCGAATATATACGGTGCTTTTCTCAGCCTGCTGTAATTCACGCGACCTGTGAAGATTATCGTGCTGCGGCCACAATTGATTTAGAACATGATGAACTCGACATGAAACAAAAAATTTCGTGTCCAGTGTTGGTTTTGTGGGGAGAGAAAGGAATTATTGGGCGCAAATATGATGTGTTGGCAACTTGGCGAGAACGGGCAATTGATGTAAGTGGTCAGTCTCTACCTTGTGGACATTTTCTGCCAGAAGAAGCACCAGAGGAGACTTATCAGGCTATTTATAATTTTTTAACTCACTGTTAATCCAGTGATTTTTGGGATTGGTAATTGGTAAATGACAAACGAGTTTTAATCTTTACTATCCCTGAGATCATCTAAATTGCGATCGCCATAACAATAGTTGTGATGAAAATCACATCAAGCTGGTTTTAGCATCCTAGCGATAAAAAAATCCTACAGAGTATAAGTAGCTAACTGTCAGCCAAACAGCAGCGATCGCCATCACCGTCCAAGCAATAAGTAAAATGTAATAAATAAATTTTAATGATGGATTGTCAGCTACATCTTCTGCTAAGAAAGTAAAGGGTAGAAACGCAAACCGATTATATTTACGCAAATATCGCCCTGTTTCTGGAGCAATTCGAGTGGTGCATCGAGCAGATAAAGAATCGTTGAGCAAGCAACCCACATTTAGGAATCGCTGTGCTAATCGAAAATCAAGCCGAGAACCGGGAACATTTACTTGTTTTTGTGTCACCTCCATTTGATGAGGTATAGCTACTGAAGCCAGCTGACAGACGATAGCAAATACAATTATTCCCC comes from the Nostoc sp. PCC 7120 = FACHB-418 genome and includes:
- a CDS encoding UDP-N-acetylmuramoyl-tripeptide--D-alanyl-D-alanine ligase — encoded protein: MSWSVTLNQLIEVLLARPVNISEAALTQVSSGIQTDTRMIKPGEVFLAFRGEKFDGHEFISSAIARGAIAAIVDDDYENPGLPVLQVSNTLEAYQKLGRWWRDRFDIPVIGVTGSVGKTTTKELIAAVLGTKGNVLKTYGNYNNEIGVPKTLLELNAEHDYAVIEMAMRGRGQIAELAQIARPTIGVITNVGTAHIELLGSEEAIAEAKCELLAEMPKDSVAILNHDNPLLMATAAKFWSGEVLTYGLSGGDVQGSLVDNAIVEVAGLRLPLPLPGRHNATNYLAALAVAKVLGIEWSSLQAGVSVNMPTGRSQRFSLPNDVLILDETYNAAPEAMLAALQLLADTPGKRKIAVLGAMKELGERSAQLHQRVGETVRNLKLDGLLVLVDGEDAEAIARSAEGIPSECFATHADLVARLTTFVQGGDRLLFKAAHSVGLDRVVSQLRAEFSN
- a CDS encoding 2-succinylbenzoate--CoA ligase produces the protein MEQPLAYLNRLTHHDWLIGYDSREFHQKATELYLQLSQLSTPETSSKIILAERESVKFLASFIAACAANCQVFLCNPDWGEQEWHQVFNLVQPDIILGLETREGILRGRGAGSGEQGENILLTQHAAQLPLPLEAQLCPQGFTARIMIPTGGSSGQIKFAIHTWETLTASVQGFTEYFQIKQVNSYCVLPLYHVSGLMQFMRSFTTGGKLVIQPFKSLELSQISQINPTEFFISLVPTQLQRLLQNLELTTWLSQFNTVLLGGAPAWDELLEKAKFHNIRLAPTYGMTETASQIATLKPDDFLNGKINSGQILPHAQVTICNQQGEVLPANHIGNITIQTQSLSLGYYPQIVQKQNYLQVDDLGFLDEHGYLNIVGRNSDKIITGGENIYPIEIESAIRATQMVADVCVIGIPDKQWGQALTAIYIPKDTNTSISEIKTAISHQLSRFKIPKHWIPLNTLPRNPQGKINRQQLQQIAVLSIGA
- a CDS encoding alpha/beta fold hydrolase; amino-acid sequence: MFTNFEQTIVDTTEARINLVKAGHGAPLLLLHGYPQTHVMWHKIAPLLANNFTVVATDLRGYGDSSRPASVPHHINYSKRVMAQDQVEVMSKLGYEQFYVVGHDRGARVAHRLALDHPHRVKKLALLDIAPTHKMYRTTDQEFATAYYHWFFLIQPDNLPETLIGANPEYYLRKCLEKWGKDFSAFHPQALAEYIRCFSQPAVIHATCEDYRAAATIDLEHDELDMKQKISCPVLVLWGEKGIIGRKYDVLATWRERAIDVSGQSLPCGHFLPEEAPEETYQAIYNFLTHC
- a CDS encoding tellurite resistance TerB family protein codes for the protein MNLLDTFLGRENQAPEVLSSTEAFVAIVLLATALDGYLSYEQERSISCELSRSKPLRNYSTEAIAQLCEKTLIILRRDGFNALFNLAKESLSPELREAAFAVASDLVLSESHVTEEETNFLNDLYQALGISPDIAIRILQTMSLKNQI
- a CDS encoding o-succinylbenzoate synthase; translated protein: MFPNYEFSFRPIARKFVRSLVTSHGIWEVREAIILRLTDTTGKVGWGEIAPISWFGSETLAQALDFCRQLPEEITQEIIFSIPDDLPACQFGFESALEAMGSGEDVTITNAQFSALLPAGEAALHQWQSLWDEGYRTFKWKIAVGEVAQELRIFDSLTQILPASAKLRLDANGGLSYPEAHLWLQACDNLPVEVEFIEQPLPVEQFSQMLELSEAYPTAIALDESVANLKQLAACYAQGWRDVFVIKPAIAGSPSRLRQFCQQHEIDAVFSSVFETAIARKASLQLAAELSRDNRAVGFGVNHLFHQEAENWLQSLWNNP
- the menA gene encoding 2-carboxy-1,4-naphthoquinone phytyltransferase, with amino-acid sequence MTTKQISHPKIKLWMAAIKPPMYSVAIMPIWVGGAVAFAGNKVFNLAVFFTFIVAAILILAWENISNDVFDSETGIDVNKHHSLVNLTKKKTLVFWLGNLCLISGLLGILAIATWQQDPTVIGIILLCCGLGYMYQGPPFRLGYQGLGEILCFFAFGPLGVSAGYYSQTQTWSITSLAASVIVGIVTSLVLFCSHFHQVDDDIKAGKRSPIVRLGTANGAKVLTWFTASIYPFSLLFVLLGFFPVWTLLSWLSLPYAFKLCRHVQHNHNQPEKVSNCKFIAVAVHFWSCLLLGLGFVIAGV
- the rfbB gene encoding dTDP-glucose 4,6-dehydratase, which codes for MIQNDTELLTTSVAAMPILITGGAGFIGSNFVHHWYEKYPGDRMIVLDALTYAGNRQNLADIEGKANLRFVKGDIGDRALIDQLLEEEKIQAIAHFAAESHVDRSIVAPDAFIQTNVVGTFTLLEAFRHHWTKQGKPANYRFLHVSTDEVYGSLELDDPAFTETTPYAPNSPYSASKAGSDHLARAYYHTYGLPTLITNCSNNYGPYHFPEKLIPLICLNILLGKPLPIYGDGLNIRDWLYVEDHCRALDIVIHQGKPGETYNIGGNNEIKNIDLVQMICELMDELAPDLPVSPASKLITFVKDRPGHDRRYAINATKIKTELGWEPQQTISTGLRHTIQWYLTHRHWWEALLPKE